One Cicer arietinum cultivar CDC Frontier isolate Library 1 chromosome 8, Cicar.CDCFrontier_v2.0, whole genome shotgun sequence DNA segment encodes these proteins:
- the LOC101512314 gene encoding pentatricopeptide repeat-containing protein At4g32430, mitochondrial-like — MLNYLSFKTCSKLFHSLKHKHEHHLFDNMPHLNASSINRSMLNFLHQNLPFQALSLLKKHFHFHLLQNVDEVTLALSFKACNGEFNLGSQIHGFAVCTGFVSRVAVSNSLMKMYCKAEKFECALRVFESLSHPDIVSWNTILSGFDKSVDALNFACFMRLNGIVFDPVTYTTALSFCWDDDLGFLFGLQLHSLIVKCGFGCEVFIGNALVTMYSRLEGLDDARRVFDEMPIRDLVSWNAMISGYAQVGECYGLEAVLLFVNMVRQGMLLDHVSFTSAVSACGYMRNLELGKQIHGLAQKVGYGTHVAVCNVLISTYSKCDVVRDAKEVFWVMNNRNVVSWTTMISIDEDDAVSLFNAMRVDGVYPNDVTFVGLLHAITIRNMVTEGLMIHGLCIKSCFSSEQNVSNSLITMYAKFESIQESKKVFEELNYQGTVSWNSLISGYAQNGLYKEAFLTFLYAIKEIKPNQYTFGSVLNTIAAAEDISLKHGQCCHSHLIKLGLSTDPFVAGALLDMYGKRGNINESQRVFNETPEKTQFSWTGMISAYARHGDYESVMGLYKEMERESSSPDSITFLSVLAACCRKGMVDVGHRIFDTMVKKHSIEPTPEHYSIMVDMLGRVGRLDEAEELMHRIPGGPGLSVLQSLLGSCRLHGNVEMAERVVDSLIQMDPASSGPYVLMANLYAEKGNWEKVAQVRKGMRGRGVKKEVGFSWVDVANVDSLHLHGFSSGDKSHPESETICRMADFLGLQMMFSKDRGVNEGDRCLLCTQT; from the exons CATTGTCCTTCAAGGCTTGTAATGGAGAGTTCAATTTAGGTTCCCAAATCCACGGATTCGCAGTGTGTACTGGGTTTGTTTCTCGGGTCGCCGTGTCGAACTCGCTTATGAAAATGTACTGTAAAGCTGAGAAATTCGAATGCGCTTTGCGTGTTTTCGAGAGTTTGAGTCATCCTGATATTGTTTCTTGGAATACTATTCTTTCTGGGTTTGACAAGAGTGTTGATGCATTGAATTTTGCGTGTTTTATGCGTTTAAATGGGATAGTTTTTGATCCTGTGACATACACTACTGCTCTTTCCTTTTGTTGGGATGATGATCTTGGGTTTTTATTTGGGTTGCAATTGCATTCTCTTATAGTTAAATGTGGATTTGGCTGTGAAGTTTTTATAGGGAATGCACTTGTGACAATGTATTCTAGGTTGGAGGGATTAGATGATGCTAGGAgagtgtttgatgaaatgcctATAAGAGATTTGGTTTCTTGGAATGCGATGATTTCGGGGTATGCTCAAGTGGGGGAGTGTTATGGGTTGGAAGCAGTTTTGTTGTTTGTTAACATGGTGAGACAAGGTATGTTGCTTGACCATGTTTCGTTTACGAGTGCGGTTTCTGCTTGTGGTTATATGAGAAACTTAGAGCTAGGGAAGCAAATTCATGGTTTGGCTCAAAAAGTTGGTTATGGAACACATGTTGCAGTTTGCAATGTTTTGATTTCGACTTATTCGAAATGTGACGTTGTTAGAGATGCAAAGGAAGTTTTTTGGGTCATGAATAATCGAAATGTGGTGTCTTGGACGACAATGATTTCTATTGATGAAGATGATGCGGTGTCCCTCTTTAATGCTATGAGAGTTGATGGCGTGTATCCAAATGATGTTACATTTGTAGGATTATTGCATGCTATAACAATCAGGAATATGGTGACAGAAGGTCTTATGATTCATGGGTTATGCATAAAAAGTTGCTTTTCATCAGAACAAAATGTCTCCAATAGCCTTATTACCATGTATGCTAAGTTTGAGTCAATTCAAGAATCAAAGAAGGTTTTTGAGGAGCTTAACTATCAAGGAACAGTATCATGGAATTCATTAATTTCAGGGTATGCTCAAAATGGCTTGTATAAAGAAGCTTTCCTTACATTTTTGTATGCAATAAAGGAAATAAAGCCCAACCAATACACATTCGGTAGTGTGTTAAACACCATTGCTGCAGCCGAGGATATATCTTTGAAACACGGACAATGTTGCCATTCTCACTTGATCAAACTTGGTTTAAGCACCGACCCATTTGTCGCTGGGGCTCTGCTTGACATGTACGGCAAACGTGGAAACATTAATGAGTCTCAAAGAGTATTCAACGAGACGCCTGAAAAAACACAGTTTTCTTGGACAGGAATGATATCTGCCTATGCTCGACATGGAGACTATGAGTCGGTGATGGGTTTATATAAGGAAATGGAGAGGGAAAGTAGCAGTCCTGACTCCATCACTTTCCTTTCTGTTTTGGCTGCATGTTGTAGAAAAGGAATGGTTGATGTAGGCCATAGAATATTTGACACGATGGTGAAAAAACATTCAATTGAACCAACCCCCGAACATTATTCAATTATGGTGGACATGCTCGGTCGTGTGGGACGACTAGATGAGGCTGAAGAGTTGATGCATCGGATTCCCGGAGGACCTGGACTATCGGTGTTGCAAAGCTTGCTCGGGTCTTGTAGATTACATGGGAATGTGGAGATGGCAGAGAGGGTTGTTGATAGTTTGATACAAATGGACCCTGCAAGTTCAGGTCCTTATGTGTTGATGGCAAACTTGTATGCTGAGAAAGGGAATTGGGAGAAAGTTGCACAAGTGAGAAAAGGGATGAGAGGGAGGGGAGTGAAGAAGGAAGTTGGATTTAGTTGGGTGGATGTTGCAAATGTTGATTCCTTGCATTTGCATGGTTTCTCCTCCGGGGATAAGTCACACCCTGAGTCTGAGACTATTTGTAGGATGGCAGATTTTCTAGGATTGCAAATGATGTTTTCAAAAGATAGGGGAGTGAACGAAGGTGACCG TTGCTTACTCTGCACACAAACCTAG
- the LOC101512642 gene encoding F-box protein PP2-A13-like produces MGANISTNDDHGEYLYLPQSKTCFDDIPESFISSMMMRFEPQEICKLGRVNKTFHRASSSNFIWESKLPPSYKFLVNKIFGEEKLCSMTKKEIYAKLCQPNFFDGGTKEVWLDKCSKQVCLFISSKSFKITGIDDRRYWNYIPTEESRFKSVAYLQQMWWVEVLGELEFEFPKGNYSIFFKLQLGKTTKRLGRRVCNLEQVHGWGIKPVRFQLSTSDGQRSVSQCYMNGPGEWAYYHVGDFVIEKNNGPINIKFSLAQIDCTHTKGGLCIDGATICPKELAHKLKQF; encoded by the exons aTGGGGGCTAATATTTCTACTAATGATGATCATGGGGAATATCTTTATCTTCCACAATCAAagacttgttttgatgatattCCAGAGAGTTTCATCTCttcaatgatgatgaggtttgAACCTCAAGAGATTTGTAAATTGGGTAGAGTGAACAAAACTTTCCATAGAGCTTCCTCTTCAAATTTTATATGGGAGTCAAAGTTGCCACCAAGCTACAAATTTCTTGTCAACAAAATTTTTGGTGAAGAAAAACTTTGTTCTATGACCAAGAAAGAGATCTATGCTAAATTATGTCAACCTAATTTCTTTGATGGTGGTACTAAA GAAGTTTGGCTAGATAAATGCAGCAAACAAGTTTGTTTGTTCATATCATCAAAGTCCTTCAAGATAACTGGAATAGATGATAGAAGATATTGGAATTATATTCCTACTGAGGAATCCAG gTTTAAAAGTGTTGCATATCTTCAACAAATGTGGTGGGTTGAAGTATTAGGGGAGTTAGAATTTGAGTTTCCAAAAGGGAATTATAGCATATTTTTCAAGCTTCAATTGGGCAAAACTACTAAGAGATTGGGCCGAAGGGTGTGCAATCTTGAACAAGTCCATGGTTGGGGCATAAAGCCCGTTAGATTTCAACTATCTACATCCGACGGTCAGCGTTCAGTCTCACAGTGTTATATGAATGGGCCTGGAGAATGGGCCTACTACCATGTTGGAGATTTTGTCATTGAGAAAAATAATGGGCCCATAAACATCAAGTTTTCTTTGGCCCAAATTGATTGCACACACACCAAAGGTGGGCTTTGCATAGATGGGGCAACGATTTGCCCAAAAGAGTTAGCACATAAGTTGAAACAATTCTAG
- the LOC105852106 gene encoding peptidyl-prolyl cis-trans isomerase CYP18-1-like — MFYEENIAKWFYDSRRGPNWYWQRGTSIWGKKFNDEIRESLKHNARGKLSMANSGPNTNGSQFFISSAKQPHWNRLYTVFGRVIHGFEVIDLMEKTLTGTGDRPLAEIRLNRYYPLAG; from the exons ATGTTTTATGAAGAGAATATAGCTAAATG GTTTTATGATTCAAGGAGGGGACCCAACTGGTACTGGCAAAGGGGTACTAGTATATGGGGCAAGAAATTCAACGACGAGATAAGAGAATCTTTGAAG CACAATGCAAGGGGAAAATTATCAATGGCTAACAGTGGTCCAAATACTAATGGAAGTCAGTTCTTCATAAGTTCTGCTAAACAGCCACATTGGAATAGACTATATACTGTGTTTGGAAGAGTGATTCATGGATTTGAAGTTATTGATCTCATGGAAAAG ACTCTAACCGGGACAGGAGATCGACCACTTGCAGAGATAAGACTCAATCGTTATTATCCACTTGCTGGTTAG